In Spirobacillus cienkowskii, a genomic segment contains:
- a CDS encoding protein jag encodes MNKKQYTGKTLEEALDKAARDFAIEKDLVCYNVLQQPSGGLLSRIFNRSIRIEAWVETAKTDLQAAAREVVRQTLGKVTPSKPNLSPFGGNSKTFLGSEHAESSNATNRLILTYADKDVEALFTTYQQLFFSAYDISQETVDIVYQQKENEVRVCVSDARIEKYLSKSDKLSLAFEHVFKRIAQKKLGDVSSRIELDAGISAEKREERLILMAKSLAEKVKKTGKSVILSSKSSQERRVIHLALDGVMGVATRSVGSGDKRRLVIYATEKRYASSGHKKNSSVHRAAPKKFNQDNVAEPNAAPAKFHKKNYKKRPHEMSHEKNADPKRVGAFSKSKSGYEKDIHSHTISGSDRSALDKEE; translated from the coding sequence ATGAACAAAAAGCAATACACAGGAAAAACTCTAGAAGAAGCGCTTGATAAGGCTGCTAGAGATTTTGCAATTGAGAAAGATTTAGTTTGCTATAATGTTCTGCAACAACCTTCTGGAGGTTTATTATCTCGAATTTTTAATCGTTCAATTCGCATTGAAGCTTGGGTTGAAACCGCAAAAACTGATCTTCAAGCAGCTGCGCGAGAAGTTGTCCGTCAAACATTAGGCAAAGTGACTCCTTCAAAACCCAATTTGTCTCCTTTTGGCGGCAATTCTAAAACCTTTTTAGGTAGCGAACATGCAGAGTCTAGCAATGCAACAAATCGTTTGATTTTAACGTATGCCGATAAAGACGTTGAAGCGTTGTTTACAACATATCAACAACTCTTTTTTTCTGCTTATGACATTTCTCAAGAAACGGTTGATATTGTTTATCAACAAAAAGAAAATGAAGTGCGTGTTTGTGTTTCGGATGCTCGAATTGAAAAATATTTAAGCAAAAGCGATAAGCTTTCTTTGGCATTTGAACATGTTTTTAAACGTATTGCACAAAAAAAGCTTGGCGATGTGTCGTCGCGCATTGAATTGGATGCAGGAATTTCTGCTGAAAAACGTGAAGAGCGTCTGATATTGATGGCCAAATCACTTGCAGAAAAAGTTAAGAAAACTGGAAAAAGTGTGATTTTGTCTTCAAAGAGCAGTCAAGAGCGTAGAGTGATTCATCTTGCTTTAGATGGAGTGATGGGTGTTGCAACCCGCAGCGTTGGAAGTGGTGATAAACGACGTTTGGTAATTTATGCGACAGAAAAGCGTTATGCGTCTTCAGGTCATAAAAAAAATTCTTCTGTGCACAGAGCGGCGCCAAAAAAGTTTAATCAAGACAATGTTGCGGAGCCAAATGCGGCTCCCGCAAAGTTTCACAAAAAAAATTATAAAAAACGTCCTCACGAAATGTCGCATGAAAAGAATGCCGACCCCAAAAGAGTTGGTGCATTTTCAAAGAGCAAAAGTGGGTATGAAAAAGATATTCATTCACATACAATTTCTGGCAGTGATCGTTCTGCTTTAGATAAAGAAGAGTGA
- the yidD gene encoding membrane protein insertion efficiency factor YidD codes for MSVKMHRKLDNAIVLVAVFLIKIYKRCISPALGARCRFYPSCSQYSLEVFQKYGAAKGLSKTAIRICKCHPFHQGGVDLP; via the coding sequence ATGAGCGTGAAGATGCATAGAAAGTTGGATAATGCAATTGTTCTTGTGGCTGTATTCTTGATCAAGATCTATAAGAGGTGTATTTCTCCAGCACTCGGTGCACGCTGTCGATTCTATCCCAGTTGTTCTCAATATAGCCTAGAGGTGTTTCAAAAATATGGAGCAGCTAAAGGACTCAGTAAAACAGCGATTAGAATTTGCAAGTGCCATCCATTTCATCAAGGCGGGGTTGATCTCCCTTGA
- the yidC gene encoding membrane protein insertase YidC, producing MKKETIGFMLGLFVLFGGYVAVQNYYIQQQMNATTTADQGVVGSSTQNLANNDAASGIPKQKPLELGASAAEQPPQPLKVANLDDLFIKSDRIDLAFTPTGGCISDNLMLGEKIAYNDSTPVSVIENHNICKAYGFRLRAKNVIDLRNQPAGIMKTTDGAIKIVQRSNGLEITRIFKFSPDRYDGDLQIIVKNISQQFQNTSVDFEIGATSDNRNHGSGMFSAVPPQYHSVAVRLPDGTVNRKTTPFEEKASYELLLSESSSFFSWMTADSLYWMNTVIPLTQTPIGFEALRTDYNLRKDLHSAIDQTMYEAWVKQPVNLSPGQATEFNYKIYIGPKNETILKNYDQYHLSETIDYGFLKIIARPMYHLMSFIHSIVANWGTAIIILTIMLNILFLPLNIKAFASGQKMQKLQPEMKAIQEKYKDDKQMASREMMALMAKGGANPLGGCLPLLPQIPVFFALDSCFRHTFELRQAPFYFWIKDLTQHDPYFLLPVLMAALMIASQKMMPMPSMDPTQAKMMKIIPIVFSVLMIFYPSGLALYIITNTLLSIIRQVFLTRYYKKA from the coding sequence GTGAAAAAAGAAACAATTGGTTTTATGTTAGGCCTTTTTGTATTGTTTGGTGGGTATGTCGCGGTACAAAATTATTATATTCAACAACAAATGAATGCGACTACTACGGCAGATCAGGGTGTTGTGGGCTCTAGTACGCAAAATCTAGCCAACAATGATGCAGCGTCAGGCATTCCAAAGCAAAAACCATTGGAGCTTGGTGCAAGTGCAGCAGAACAGCCACCACAACCATTAAAAGTTGCAAACCTTGATGATCTTTTTATAAAAAGCGATCGCATTGATTTGGCATTCACGCCAACTGGAGGCTGTATCAGTGATAATCTTATGCTTGGAGAGAAAATTGCTTACAATGATTCTACACCAGTTTCTGTGATTGAAAATCACAATATTTGTAAGGCTTATGGCTTTCGTTTGCGTGCAAAAAATGTGATTGATCTGCGCAATCAACCTGCCGGAATCATGAAAACCACAGATGGTGCTATTAAAATTGTGCAGCGGTCTAATGGACTAGAAATTACAAGAATTTTTAAATTTTCTCCCGATCGTTACGACGGTGATTTGCAAATCATTGTTAAAAATATTTCGCAACAATTTCAAAATACAAGTGTTGATTTTGAAATTGGCGCAACATCTGACAACCGCAACCATGGTTCTGGGATGTTTTCGGCTGTGCCGCCTCAATACCACTCTGTTGCAGTGCGGTTACCCGATGGCACTGTAAACCGTAAGACAACTCCTTTCGAAGAAAAAGCAAGCTACGAATTGTTATTAAGCGAATCAAGCAGCTTTTTTAGTTGGATGACAGCCGATTCTTTGTACTGGATGAATACTGTAATACCATTAACGCAAACTCCAATTGGTTTTGAAGCGCTTCGTACAGACTATAATTTACGCAAAGATCTGCATTCTGCGATTGATCAAACAATGTATGAGGCATGGGTCAAACAACCCGTAAATTTAAGCCCTGGTCAAGCAACAGAATTTAATTATAAAATTTATATTGGCCCTAAAAACGAAACCATTTTAAAAAATTACGACCAATATCATTTGAGCGAAACAATTGATTACGGATTTCTTAAAATTATTGCGCGTCCAATGTATCATTTGATGTCTTTTATTCATAGTATTGTTGCAAATTGGGGTACTGCGATTATTATTTTAACTATCATGTTAAATATTCTTTTCTTGCCACTAAATATCAAAGCGTTTGCTTCGGGGCAAAAAATGCAAAAGTTGCAACCCGAAATGAAAGCAATTCAAGAAAAGTATAAAGACGACAAACAGATGGCAAGCCGAGAAATGATGGCATTAATGGCAAAAGGCGGTGCCAATCCTTTAGGTGGTTGTTTGCCATTGTTGCCGCAAATTCCTGTGTTTTTTGCATTAGATTCTTGCTTTAGACACACGTTTGAATTGCGCCAAGCCCCATTTTATTTCTGGATTAAAGATTTAACACAACACGATCCTTATTTTTTATTGCCAGTTCTTATGGCTGCTCTTATGATTGCTTCACAAAAAATGATGCCAATGCCATCGATGGATCCCACTCAGGCTAAAATGATGAAAATAATTCCTATTGTGTTTTCTGTGTTGATGATTTTTTATCCATCAGGATTGGCATTATACATTATTACCAATACATTACTTTCTATCATTAGGCAGGTTTTCCTGACACGTTATTATAAGAAAGCATGA